Proteins co-encoded in one Papaver somniferum cultivar HN1 chromosome 5, ASM357369v1, whole genome shotgun sequence genomic window:
- the LOC113281582 gene encoding uncharacterized protein LOC113281582 produces MLGFPRVRAMLDRAQVTRSIQSSGDLYIFHDPRGIVALLSRWCIPTHTFICSWGEFTITLEDVVALLHLPITCNFPEELSTEEKAISNTLIAEMERINKASGKGCYAHWLTHWWPRDVPLDEPDDSSVSNGFMKIECYANTMFLQALVWECFEKYAPIPRSILQGLNVIDSRYIFPEKDKARIMRWSTKQPESKTRFIDEVEDESEFNFRPWVLILPHVSQLITFNHGESMALKYGTNLSDGERSFMLSCTPGYLIAATYGDFSVEEYNIDRASRQMGMDQCVPTFRRIKPSME; encoded by the exons atgctgggttttcctcgtgttagagctatgctggatagagcacaggtTACCAGATCTATTCAATCATCCGGAGAtttgtatatttttcatgatcCACGAGGTATTGTGGCCCTTCtctctcgctggtgcattccaactcatacctttatatgcagctggggagagtttactattaccttggaagatgtagttgctttattgcatcttccaataacatgtaactttcctgaagagcttTCGACGGAGGAGAAAGCAATTTCCAACACCTTAatagctgagatggagagaattaacaaggcttctggcaaaggttgttatgctcactggttaacacactggtggccacgagatGTCCCTCTCGACGAACCTGatg actccagtgtttcgaacggctttatgaagattgaatgctacgccaatacaaTGTTTCTTCAGGCCTTGGTGTGGGAATGCTTCGAGAAGTATGCACCTATTCCCCGTAGTATCTTGCAAGGGTTGAATGTTATTGATTCCCGATATATTTTCCCCGAGAAGGATAAGgccaggattatgcgttggtcaACAAAACAGCCTGAATCCAAGACGCGCTTCATTGATGAAGTAGAAGATGAGTCTGAGTTTAACTTCCGTCCCTGGGTGTTGATTCTTCCTCATGTTTCCCAATTGATAACTTTCAATCATGGAGAAAGCATGGCTTTGAAATACGGTACTAACTTGAGCGATGGcgaaagatccttcatgttgagctgcaCTCCAGGTTATCTAATAGCAGCAACATATGGAGACTTTTCggtggaggaatacaacattgacagagcatcccgtcagatgggtatggatcagtgcgtTCCAACTTTTCGGAGGATCAAACCATCGATGGAATag